The following are encoded in a window of Roseimaritima ulvae genomic DNA:
- a CDS encoding DUF1559 domain-containing protein, whose translation MRDSKPTVCRTAPAGFTLVELLVVLAIIVIVAALFLPAVRSSKEAARRMSCGNNLKQLGLALHNYHDTHSHFPAAMGGTLGGTSDRDSNAGRLSGLVAMLPFLEQPGLWQQLQQPSEHDGVTYPAMGPAPWVAEYPVWSRQLSTLACASAAPQSSGLGRTNYAFSIGDLAVQIHDPGVLRGAFACGQTSRLDDIADGASYTLAMAEIGTRDGRAVQGQFAVNQSNQILKDPSACFATSADEHYASQQPLSDDGRGGRWADGAAGYGLVQTILPPNSPSCAVGGIEAVDGIYSAGSYHPGGSQIVKLDGAVSFITADVDTGQTSAAPLSPQRLQAGPVPSPYGIWGALGTAAGEETSAD comes from the coding sequence ATGCGTGATTCAAAGCCGACGGTTTGCCGGACCGCCCCCGCCGGCTTTACGCTGGTCGAACTGCTGGTCGTGCTGGCCATTATCGTCATTGTGGCGGCCTTGTTTTTGCCCGCGGTCCGTTCGTCGAAGGAAGCCGCCCGGCGGATGTCCTGCGGCAACAACTTAAAGCAGTTGGGACTCGCATTGCATAATTATCATGACACCCACTCGCACTTCCCCGCGGCCATGGGAGGCACGCTCGGCGGCACATCGGACCGCGACAGCAACGCGGGGCGATTGAGCGGGTTGGTGGCGATGCTGCCGTTTCTCGAACAGCCCGGCTTATGGCAACAGCTCCAGCAGCCCAGCGAACACGACGGAGTGACATATCCGGCGATGGGCCCGGCCCCGTGGGTCGCCGAGTACCCGGTTTGGAGCCGGCAGTTGAGCACGTTGGCTTGCGCCAGCGCCGCGCCGCAGTCGTCCGGTCTGGGCCGTACCAATTACGCCTTCAGCATCGGCGACCTGGCCGTGCAGATCCATGATCCCGGTGTGCTGCGCGGCGCGTTTGCGTGCGGCCAGACATCCCGCCTGGACGACATCGCCGACGGCGCCAGTTATACGTTGGCGATGGCCGAAATCGGCACGCGGGACGGTCGGGCCGTGCAGGGGCAGTTTGCCGTGAACCAATCTAACCAGATCCTGAAGGATCCATCCGCATGCTTCGCCACTTCGGCGGACGAGCACTACGCATCCCAGCAACCGCTCAGCGACGACGGACGAGGCGGTCGCTGGGCGGATGGGGCGGCCGGCTATGGACTGGTCCAGACAATCCTGCCGCCCAACAGTCCCAGCTGTGCCGTGGGCGGCATCGAAGCGGTCGATGGGATTTACTCCGCCGGCAGTTACCATCCCGGCGGATCGCAGATCGTAAAACTGGACGGAGCGGTGAGCTTTATCACCGCCGATGTCGATACCGGACAAACCTCCGCAGCCCCGCTATCGCCGCAGCGTTTACAAGCCGGTCCGGTGCCAAGTCCCTACGGAATCTGGGGAGCGTTAGGCACCGCCGCCGGTGAAGAAACATCAGCCGATTGA